The window agtaattctgaaaagtgcactcttttcaactttgttacctcaattttcgtccaaggtttttcaatttggtatcaatgtgttcgcaatagaattcacaATAGGACTATATGCATATAATTTAAAAAAacacagcgcgctccacccgccgaagtGAGGAAAGCAGGCCAAGGTTACCCGGAAGAGAGTGCCACGCCACCCTAAGGAGCGCCTGGCCTTCTATTAGAGAGTGCGGTAGTACTGTAAAGTTCATACtctttttcaactttgtcatctcaattcttgtcctaggtttttcaatttgatatcaatgtgttcgcaatagaattctctacaggactaaatgcaaataaactccaaaagcctggcttaccatccgcagcaaacagagaaagtgagagcgaaTTACCTGGGAGCGAGCAAGAGCAATGAAATGcatacactcttttcactttggatacctcaattctcatcataggtctttcattttggtatcaatgtgtttgcaattgaCTTCTCTATAGGACTAAATGCATATGAACCCCAAAAGCCCGGCCTACTGCCCACAGCAAACAAAGTAGTGACATCGCGTTATCCTCGTGAGCGCTAATCAAGCacaataaaatgtgtatactcttttcaaccttAAATATAAGGCATATAAGGTTCAAAACAGCGGCGTGCCCCTCCCACAGCCAAGTGCGAATGCTGGGCACAGTTTTTAGCCGATGACGTAATGCTGCGTTGTTACCGGGACTCCTTTTACTGAACggacgacgcagcattgcgtcgttACCGAGCGAGTgttaattattaattttatttcttaattAGAATTTAGCAACCACTCTCAAATTTTTATTAACCCTCGCACTGACTGAAAGGCCGGAAagtgtgggagggaggaagggctCGCCATTATGAATATCAACACAGCCCACGTTGGTGATATACCATGTTGACGTTGACAAGATCGTTGCATTAGTTGCCTGAAGGTCCAATAACCTCATTTAGATAACTGCACTGGTTTTTCTCCTCACAGTTGATAAGTAACCAAACATAATACGTAAGATTTGGTCATTTATTGTGTATGTAAGGTGTTAGGAGTGAGCATGGTTACACTACAGCACATCACCATAATCAAAAGTGAGAATACTAATTCTTCAACTTCAAATAGAAGTTAACAATTGATGAAACTGGGATTCTTTAATTACATAACCAATTGTGATTTTCCCAATCTAATAATTAAATTGCCGGCAGGAGAGAGAGCATCAACATTACGAGTCGCACAAGAGGCAGCCATATTCCCCACGAAATCGTTTCTGGTCCATGGACGTTGTTAATTGAGGCTTTCTCTGATCTACGGACTTTCTTAGACAGATAAGAATTTTGTTTACTACTAATTCCAATTCAGACAGTGCAGTAaatcatataaattaattaattaatctgAAATAAACTTGGAGTATCAGAATTAATACTTTAAATCAAGTAAATAATACTGCACCATCTGAATtcaaataattaataaataacccCCACTGTGGGAACTGTGTATAAAGTAACCTATTTTATACAGTTTGCTAGAAATTAGTTAAATAGTTAAGTTATCCACATAATCCCACATTGTTGGTCTGTCGTACCTAGATGGCTAATTGCTAGTCATTTGGACCTAGATGTGCCATAGCCTAATTTGCTACAGAACACATTAACTTAATCAAAACTTAATTCAAATAAAttattgttgctagttcagataGAAGCAACAAACTTCATTAAAATAGCTAAAATAATTAAACAAACAACCTCGCAACAAATAATATCTAGATCACTAGGCTAGTGTCGCTGTAATTTGATAACAACATTAACAGTAGCACTTGCTGGCCTCATGATCTCGCCATAATACACATTTCGCAGCTAGACCTTTTTGTGAGAAATTATTCATTGATTGTGTTCACCTGTCATAAGAATCTTAAGGTTATAGAACTACTAAATAAAAAAGTACCATCATATATTACCAACACGTAATGAGAGGCTAAATGTTACTTTAAATTTACTTATCTATATTCCCAAGTTTAGGAATTGTTTAATCtttgaaataaataaaaaagaattAAATATAAAAAATGAACTTGAGCTCTCCTAGTCTGCACCATCATTATAATCATTACAGTAGTTAGTGCCCACCTGTGAGGGCaggattacagtactgtatatatttacaGTTAAGCGAGGCTTGTACCAAATGCTGTACAATCTAGCcatttattaataatatattgTGCAGACATAAGAAGGGTGGGACTAATTAGCACAAGTTGTGCTGAACACTAGACAGTGTTcattatttaaatttgtggtaAATAATACTTACATTTAACTCACTATGATTAGTGTTATAATACACCTGCGTAACACACTGAGGGGTAAGATGTAGAGCTGCACCATAATACCCAGGGTGATGCTGAAGAGACGACCTGATTCACAGTATCGACAAACATAACCGTAATCCACAAGTTGTATTGGATCATCACTCAAATTAACACACAATACTGTATACACAAAATGTAGATATACTTAATTGTGAATTGACTTTACCTATGACAGACAATATGtctaccaccagtaccttgtactAGTGAATCATAAAGGTTGTAACCTGACAGCTTCAGAAATGTGAGCAGCTAGCTCAGTCTTCCATTGTGACTCCTAAACTAGTTGAAAGCCACATAAAGGGTGGCACAACAAAAACCACAGAATGTTGCTGAAGCAGCAGATAAACACATACaaaccagctcaggtttcttaaagactgtcttgctgagcaagttctccctctttctttatctcactttctccagttcaacacttcgggttctcctttccctgaacatgcccgccttcttcttcaagaacttattcatgccacctccttgcaagttgacgaggcttttcttgctgttcgtcaacagcaacgctttgtcctcttctcttcccagtgatctatgcaatatcatttttccaattgcatttgacactgctcacatctcctcttcccaccactcctccacactacacaacaaacttcaatgcctgatctccaacagtccttgggccaaatactctctctctgactgtgttaccaacctttcgtcctactctctttctaagcaccagcaagaacttcttggtcttggtctgtcttttgctacttcccctggcccacgctgtggcattgatctcattagttcctttgacaggtttgtcaattctaactctagtactctttcggacctgtctgcctttagaggggcccttatccccgttcttgacagcttgttttctaaaaatctccaccttcctcgtcgcttccagcttgcccttgcctccctaaaatctaacaactctattcttatccttccttccgacaaaagcaattcggtggttgtccttgaccgtgaggactacctccgaaaagcagatgtcttgctctctgactctcgcacttatgctcctctgacttctaaccctttggatcgcctcaaaacttcctttaaccgcaaactaagacagctctctagtctttgccctcctgactttgatctcattaaacatttccgtgtcatctgcccttctcttccttatttctatggtcttcctaagactcataaacctggtgttcctcttcgtcctatcatttcttcacggggctcttgtcagctatcctcttgcctcctggctcgctaaaaccctaacaccttaccttggcactttttcccctgcccaccttcgtcactctcaggacttcatagacagactgcgcctgcaaccctcttgtaagatgcttagtcttgatgtcgactctgttcactaatgttccgctcgatgacgttctctctttccttagacagaaggcgtcagagggcctccttcctctcccacttcccactgacgttttcctcgatctcattagactctgtgttgaatctaactctttctctttcaacggtaaatattacactcaaactttcggtgtcgctatgggttcccctctctcccctgatcttgctaatttctacatggaatacttcgaaactgttcttcttccttctattgatactcgtccctctctctggcttcgctatgttgatgacatttttgctttatggcctcatgaccttaatcttttccagcctttcctcgcctctcttaacaatctggctccttctatccatttcaaagttgagtgggaatctaattccctccttccttttcttgatgttcatgttcacagctctgtgtctgggttctctttctctgtctaccgtaaacccatgcatagtggcatgtacattcacttcttttcctaccatcctccttctgttaagaaaagtgtcctcgtctctctcttcctccgcgctctacgcatcagcgaccctcagtttcttgattctgaaattgcctttatctacaaatcattctctcaccttggttatcctttgcatttcatcaactgtgcctactctcaggctaaacgaaatttctttcatcctaaacctgcttccaacactagtagcactgtactatgccttcccttcatatctgaactcaaaacttttaccaatacctttcgtcctcttgacattaaactcgcctttcgacaaactaacacacttcgtagcaatctagttcacactgctcctcctgcttctaatgctgctggtgtctactctatttcctgttcatcttgtcctctccaatactttggcgaaactggccgtacactgaatgacagacttaaagaacacaagagaagtgttaagtctgcagacactaacaatgctctcttctgccatgtgagggattctaatcatcccattgattggtcttcctccaaaataatctttcctgcctctactctacacagacgccgtcttgtagaatcggctcttatacacaatgtacccaacatgaacttgagtcctggctttgttgctgtggactcttccctttcacagtatatactcaaatgctctaatctttctaacaaacgtgacttaacataagcttaccccttccatttatctttctttctctttccttttctttctctcttctccctttttctgttcattgttttctcctacgctcccttgctatcctcttcttattcctattactttctccttcggtggttataataggagctgcctcgtatgggccaataggccttctgcagttctcattattactactatcccctacaccttactttcctcctcagctctctcttgcctatttattgcctgtccctacctcatcacaatcgacttgagaatggtccaggacggaccgaaacgtcgttgtcccttcaacttctagtgtgtggtctggtcaacatacttcagccacgttattgtgactcatcgcctgcaaacacaTACAAAGTCTCAATGAAGAAAAAATTAATGCAGACTGACTAGCCTGCAGGCCATtccaagcaatagcctgttgGAGCAAGCTCTCAAAAGTTGAGCCTGGCcctgggccaggcttggggaatagaacaactcccaaaaccccatccagGTAGATGACTTCCTTGCCAAAACAGCAAAATATGAGGAAAAAGTCAAAGATTGTCTGGCAGATTAATCCAAATACTAGAACAACTACCTAGACCTGGATTGAacctggatgaggttctgggagttgaagaactctccaggcctggcccagggccaggcttgacttgagaacttggttcaacaggctgttacTGTACTTGgaatggcccgcaggcccacatatccattacACCCCACTTGGTAaggcacttcttgcagaaaacgTCCCATTTTTGAAGATTTCCTCTTTTGTTCCAGCAGTACAGTATTTCTTAAACTTGCTGAGAGGATATTGAACAactatggacctctgatgttcatacattcTCTGATTGTAccaatggcacctctactctctgctggctctattctgcatttccttccatatctatcacttcagtatgttgttattttactgtgaaaatttgggacctgtcccttcaTTATTTTCCATGTACAGTACTATATACATGATTAGACAtggctcttgtctcctttctgggAAGTACATTTTTAGAGCTTTGAGAAGATCCTAATAGATTAGGTGCTTCATTgtgtctatgtgtgccgtatgtGTTATCTGTATTCTTTTTATTTCTGGAATCTGTTCCGTTCTGAAAGGAGAAGTGAATGTGGAGCAGTACTCAGGAGGGACGCACAAGCGATTTGAACAGTAAgagcattgtgatgggatcccaggATTTGAAGGttgtcataatccatcctatcatttttctagctgacactatttgcttggttatgccttgattgtttcaagcataggttggacatgtatatgagtgggattgggtggttataaacaggagctgcctcgtatgggtcaaataggccttctgcagttatctttattcttatgttcgtaTGCTCCttaaacattaggtcgtcagacatcattcccagaaccttaatgtggtcctcaggtgacagttttctatctagaaccacccctagatccctttctttgtcagaattctttaaagatttctcacataaattataagttgtgtggggtctatgttctccaattccacattccataacatgcatttattcacattaaattccatttgccaagtgttgctccatatacttattttgtccaggtcttcttgaagggcatgacaatcatctagatttcttatcttccctattatcttagcatcatcagcaaacatgttcatgtaattctgtattcccactggtagatcgtttatgtaaacaataaacattaccggtgcaagaactgaaccctgtggtactccactcgtgacattcctccaatccgataccttgcctctgattgtggccgtcatttttctgtcagttaggaaatttttcatccatgttagtagcttacctgtcacccctccaatatgttaccagtttccagaacaacctcttatggggaactctgtcgaaagccttctttaggtccagatagatgcagtcaacccaaccatctctttcctgtagaatctctgtggttcgatcataaaaactgagtaagttcgttacacaggatcttccaaatcaaaatccatactgtctgtctgatattatatcgttttcctccaggtgctctacccatttagatttaattattttttccaatattttgactattacacttgtcaatgatacaggtctataattaagggggctcttccctgcttccacttttgtagattggaactgttagcctttttccacacatcagctacaact of the Procambarus clarkii isolate CNS0578487 chromosome 56, FALCON_Pclarkii_2.0, whole genome shotgun sequence genome contains:
- the LOC123749255 gene encoding uncharacterized protein → MSTLFTNVPLDDVLSFLRQKASEGLLPLPLPTDVFLDLIRLCVESNSFSFNGKYYTQTFGVAMGSPLSPDLANFYMEYFETVLLPSIDTRPSLWLRYVDDIFALWPHDLNLFQPFLASLNNLAPSIHFKVEWESNSLLPFLDVHVHSSVSGFSFSVYRKPMHSGMYIHFFSYHPPSVKKSVLVSLFLRALRISDPQFLDSEIAFIYKSFSHLGYPLHFINCAYSQAKRNFFHPKPASNTSSTVLCLPFISELKTFTNTFRPLDIKLAFRQTNTLRSNLVHTAPPASNAAGVYSISCSSCPLQYFGETGRTLNDRLKEHKRSVKSADTNNALFCHVRDSNHPIDWSSSKIIFPASTLHRRRLVESALIHNVPNMNLSPGFVAVDSSLSQYILKCSNLSNKRDLT